From Xenopus tropicalis strain Nigerian chromosome 3, UCB_Xtro_10.0, whole genome shotgun sequence, the proteins below share one genomic window:
- the tcp11l2 gene encoding T-complex protein 11-like protein 2 (The RefSeq protein has 2 substitutions compared to this genomic sequence), translating to MPLNNEKPCGTEEPMSDSDTSRLSESTTTSSDNESPRESFTSDSSSKHASPSSSPPKPVTLDDMMATTRNLGNLMLAHEIVTNGNFQLNHIDPPQNSLEGRVKQIVHKAFWDCLESELNQDPPQYDYAIKLFDEIKEILLSFLTPGTNRLRTQICEVLDVDLIKQQAEHNAVDIPKLGSYIISIMAKLCAPIRDEDVKNLKATGDIVQMLRDVLHVLDLMKMDMVNYTIQNIRPQLQRQLVEYERGKFQDILAKTPDALNQTTEWINESFRDAMQKQSDGSSSGANGVSMDNLSPTLVLNSGYLKLLQVDYQNAVPETLITDDLRIQELRHKLQQVKIVASVCLVTQNAMGSYCTSSFTDHIKEISAILLQGMNNRALNLRETLNALSVKICYEMNKSLTERGLPTLSSEAQTNLQGQICSITEKDHPIYSLIEKRTQEYLSTFLCLPYPYKRVPLLPGGLTTVQKELEFVAFHFASIVNFNKQVYGPFYANIFRKLLFSETPGKTTETVSS from the exons ATGCCACTCAATAATGAAAAGCCCTGTGGAACTGAGGAACCAATGAGTGATTCTGACACATCAAGACTTTCTGAGAGCACAACAACTTCCAGCGATAATGAGTCCCCCAGGGAAAGCTTCACTAGTGACTCTTCAAGCAAGCATGCTTCCCCTTCCT CAAGTCCACCAAAGCCAGTGACATTAGATGATATGATGGCAACTACAAGAAACCTCGGCAACTTAATGCTGGCCCATGAAATTGTCACAAATGGAAATTTTCAGCTAAATCACATAGATCCACCTCAAAACAG CTTAGAAGGAAGAGTAAAACAAATTGTTCATAAAGCATTTTGGGATTGCTTGGAGTCAGAACTAAATCAGGATCCACCCCAGTATGACTACGCTATCAAACTCTTTGATGAAATTAAAGag ATCTTGCTTTCGTTCTTGACCCCTGGTACAAATAGGCTCCGGACTCAAATCTGTGAAGTTTTAGATGTGGACCTTATAAAGCAGCAAGCTGAGCACAATGCTGTTGATATTCCTAAACTTGGAAGTTACATTATTAGCATAATGGCAAAGTTATGTGCTCCTATTCGGGATGAAGATGTTAAAAACTTGAAAGCAACTGGAGACATTGTGCAGATGTTACG tgatgttttacatGTTTTGGATCTTATGAAGATGGATATGGTCAACTACACTATTCAGAATATCAGACCACAGCTTCAGCGTCAGTTAGTGGAGTATGAAAGAGGGAAGTTTCAGGACATACTTGCAAAGACTCCAG ATGCCCTTAATCAAACAACCGAATGGATTAATGAATCCTTTAGAGATGCCATGCAAAAACAGTCTGATGGAAGTTCCTCCGGTGCTAATGGAGTATCTATGGATAATCTCAGTCCTACGTTGGTGCTGAATAGCGGGTATCTGAAACTTCTGCAGGTGGACTATCAAAATGCTGTGCCAGAG ACTCTCATAACTGATGATTTGCGTATTCAAGAGTTACGACACAAACTACAACAAGTTAAAATTGTGGCTTCTGTGTGTCTAGTTACTCAGAATGCAATGGGGTCTTATTGCACTTCTTCATTTACTGATCATATCAAAGAGATTTCAGCAATTCTCCTCCAGGGCATGAACAACAG GGCATTAAATTTGAGAGAGCCTCTTAATGCTTTAAGTGTTAAGATCTGTTATGAGATGAACAAATCCTTGACGGAAAGAGGTCTACCCACACTGAGTTCAGAGGCACAAACAAATTTGCAGGGCCAGATCTGCAGCATTACTGAAAAGGATCATCCTATTTACAGTTTGATAG aaAAACGGATGCAAGAGTACCTAAGCACATTTCTTTGTCTTCCTTATCCATACAAACGGGTACCCCTGCTTCCTGGAGGCCTTACTACTGTTCAGAAGGAACTTGAATTTGTTGCATTTCATTTTGCCAGCATTGTAAACTTTAACAAACAGGTGTATGGACCTTTTTATGCCAATATCTTCCGAAAGCTGCTTTTCAGCGAGACACCAGGAAAAACCACAGAAACTGTGTCATCATGA